The following proteins come from a genomic window of Anopheles ziemanni chromosome 3, idAnoZiCoDA_A2_x.2, whole genome shotgun sequence:
- the LOC131288962 gene encoding F-box only protein 11 — protein sequence MPSASFTSSRSYVRRSRRKGNRIPLPSRTSALCEPPGQNIPAPNVGAALSSSGGSGGGGGGAGGPAVTAAAPPAAGTGPATTVVNTTLNSSAGATNSSSTGSPGSSNSNAPSTSTSSSGSSSSASSSSSTSSALGSSSSTTLTTGSGTSSMVGGAGSSSGLLSSPPLSHLNFSSGYTGVTATNTGAGSSATGAPSSSTTTTSSQCLSAISASLYALGGTGASSSTSSSSTGTSFGAGGASSTSGSSSSATAGPSGFGLGGPVSSVTLSEVKQSSNSPYDLRKKSPLTAHDSATGGSNSTGGGGGGSSSSVGGVSSSSSSTASASSTATLSTSAGSGSSTGGMMGLGCGPPSSSSSSSASSSSGGGNCGATAGGSSSNGGNSLLHHHHHHHQSSHQYQSSVGYDPNAAAYMLPARKRPRRTYSSSTEAGTSMAAATMPQQPTAAAAALLAATGAASSSAASSSVACRPAATAAVVSLTSPATPSPPMAAACAAAVAVAGTMCMQSAAHYLQYEMPDEVLLTIFSYLYEQDLCRVGLVCKRFQTIANDKELWKRLYQNVYEYDLPLFNPEPCRFAFVKPDESEYANPWKESFRQLYRGIHVRPGYQDRRYQGRTLAYFNTVQAALDYADEKNSANSSAVAAISGATGNNNGNAGNGASGNGLNSNSVSANANNGGEDTGGGGGGGGGGAGNGADVVLAGGSLIFLHSGTYRGEFLVIDSDVALIGAAPGNVAESIILERESESTVMFVEGAKHAYVGHMTLKFSPDVTSTVPHHKHYCLEVSENCSPTVDHCIIRSTSVVGAAVCVSGVGANPLIKYCDISDCENVGLYVTDYAQGTYEHNEISRNALAGIWVKNYASPIMRENHIHHGRDVGIFTFDNGMGYFEKNDIHNNRIAGFEVKAGANPTVVKCEIHHGQTGGIYVHENGLGQFIENKIHSNNFAGVWITSNSNPTIRKNEIYNGHQGGVYIFGEGRGLIEHNNIYGNALAGIQIRTTSDPIVRHNKIHHGQHGGIYVHEKGQGLIEENEVYANTLAGVWITTGSTPVLRRNRIHSGKQVGVYFYDNGHGKLEDNDIFNHLYSGVQIRTGSNPVIRGNKIWGGQNGGVLVYNGGLGLLEQNEIFDNAMAGVWIKTDSNPTLRRNKIYDGRDGGICIFNGGKGILEENDIFRNTQAGVLISTQSHPVLKRNRIFDGLAAGVEITNNATATLEYNQIFNNKFGGLCLASGVQPIVGGNKIFNNQDEVEKAVSGGQCLYKISSYTSFPMHDFYRCHTCNTTDRNAICVNCIKTCHSGHDVEFIRHDRFFCDCGAGTLTNQCQLQGEPTQDTDTLYDSAAPMESHTLMVN from the exons ATGCCCAGCGCTTCCTTCACGTCGTCTCGATCGTACGTCAGGCGGTCCCGGCGGAAGGGCAATCGAATTCCGCTGCCATCGAGAACATCCG CACTCTGCGAACCACCGGGACAAAACATTCCAGCACCAAATGTCGGCGCAGCCCTATCTTCGAGTGGTGGcagcggaggaggaggaggaggagcgggAGGCCCAGCTGTAACAGCTGCAGCACCTCCGGCAGCCGGGACGGGTCCCGCGACAACCGTCGTCAACACTACGCTCAACTCGAGCGCTGGTGCCACAAACAGCAGTAGTACCGGTTCGCCCGGTTCATCCAACTCTAACGCTCCCTCTACATCCACATCGTCCTCCGGCTCATCGTCCTCAgcatcgtcgtcttcgtcgacGTCCTCAGCGCTTGGTTCCTCCTCGTCGACAACCCTTACCACTGGCTCCGGAACGTCTTCGATGGTCGGCGGCGCCGGTTCATCTTCTGGCCTACTGTCGTCCCCGCCACTGTCACATCTGAACTTTAGCAGCGGGTACACCGGTGTGACAGCAACCAACACCGGTGCCGGCAGTTCCGCCACGGGTGCGCCATCCTcctcgaccaccaccacctcttcACAGTGTCTCTCTGCGATATCGGCATCACTGTACGCGCTCGGCGGAACCGGTGCAAGTAGCAGCACTTCCTCTTCATCCACCGGAACATCTTTCGGTGCCGGTGGTGCATCTTCCACTTCCGGATCTTCCTCCTCCGCGACGGCGGGACCCTCCGGATTTGGGCTGGGTGGTCCAGTTTCCTCGGTCACGCTTTCGGAGGTGAAACAGAGCTCCAACTCGCCATACGATCTGCGCAAGAAATCGCCCCTTACGGCGCACGATTCCGCGACCGGTGGATC TAATTCaacgggaggaggaggaggaggttccTCGTCGAGCGTCGGTGGTGTGTCATCCTCATCTTCTTCGACTGCTTCCGCGTCGTCCACTGCGACGCTCTCGACGTCCGCTGGTTCGGGCTCCTCGACCGGAGGAATGATGGGTCTCGGCTGTGGTCCACCgtcctcctcatcctcctcctccgcttCTTCCTCGTCCGGTGGTGGAAACTGTGGTGCCACGGCGGGAGGAAGTAGCAGCAACGGTGGCAACAGTTTactccatcaccaccaccatcatcatcaatcatCGCACCAGTATCAATCGTCCGTTGGCTACGATCCGAATGCGGCCGCCTACATGCTTCCGGCCCGCAAGCGTCCCCGACGCACCTACTCGTCCAGCACCGAAGCGGGCACTTCGATGGCTGCAGCCACCATGCCCCAACAACCGAcggcagccgccgccgccctTCTGGCGGCAACTGGGGCCGCCTCCTCCTCGGCAGCCTCCTCTTCCGTCGCTTGTCGGCCGGCCGCGACTGCCGCCGTCGTATCGCTCACCTCCCCGGCCACTCCATCGCCACCCATGGCTGCGGCCTGCGCTGCGGCCGTCGCGGTTGCGGGCACCATGTGTATGCAATCGGCCGCCCACTACCTGCAGTACGAGATGCCGGACGAGGTGCTGTTGACGATCTTCTCCTACCTGTACGAGCAGGACCTCTGTCGGGTAGGGCTCGTCTGCAAGCGCTTCCAGACGATCGCGAACGACAAGGAGCTGTGGAAGCGGCTCTATCAGAACGTGTACGAATACGATCTACCGCTGTTCAACCCGGAACCGTGCCGGTTCGCGTTCGTCAAGCCGGACGAGTCGGAGTACGCCAACCCGTGGAAGGAAAGCTTCCGGCAGCTGTACCGGGGCATTCACGTGCGGCCCGGCTACCAGGATCGTCGGTACCAAGGGCGCACGCTGGCCTACTTCAACACGGTGCAGGCTGCGCTCGATTATGCGGACGAGAAAAACTCGGCCAACAGCAGCGCTGTGGCGGCGATATCCGGTGCCACGGGTAACAACAATGGGAATGCGGGGAACGGTGCGAGTGGGAACGGACTTAACAGCAATAGCGTCAGCGCCAACGCCAACAACGGTGGAGAAGATACCGGcggaggaggtggtggtggtggtggcggtgctgGAAACGGCGCGGATGTCGTACTCGCCGGAGGTAGCTTAATTTTCCTGCACAGCGGTACATACCGGGGCGAGTTCCTGGTGATCGATTCCGATGTTGCACTGATCGGAGCGGCCCCGGGAAACGTGGCCGAATCGATCATACTGGAGCGAGAGTCCGAGTCGACGGTAATGTTCGTCGAGGGGGCGAAGCATGCGTACGTGGGACACATGACGCTCAAGTTTTCACCGGACGTGACGTCGACGGTCCCGCACCATAAACACTACTGCCTAGAGGTGAGCGAAAACTGCAGCCCCACGGTTGATCATTGCATCATCAGGAGTACGTCTGTCG TCGGTGCGGCCGTTTGTGTAAGTGGCGTTGGTGCCAACCCGCTGATCAAGTACTGCGACATCAGCGACTGCGAGAACGTGGGACTGTACGTAACGGACTACGCGCAGGGTACGTACGAGCACAACGAGATCAGCCGGAACGCGCTGGCCGGCATTTGGGTGAAGAACTACGCTAGTCCAATCATGCGCGAAAATCACATCCACCACGGGCGTGACGTGGGCATCTTTACATTCGACAATGGCATG GgatattttgagaaaaatgacATCCACAACAACCGAATAGCGGGCTTCGAGGTAAAGGCGGGTGCAAATCCGACCGTCGTAAAGTGTGAGATACACCATGGTCAAACGGGCGGCATCTATGTGCACGAGAATGGACTCGGGCAGTTTATAGAGAACAAAATTCATTCCAATAATTTTGCGG GTGTGTGGATTACATCGAATAGCAATCCCACAATCAGAAAGAACGAAATCTACAACGGCCACCAGGGAGGCGTATATATTTTCGGCGAGGGCCGCGGCCTCATCGAGCACAACAACATCTACGGCAATGCGCTGGCCGGCATCCAGATTCGCACGACAAGTGACCCGATCGTGCGGCACAACAAAATCCATCACGGTCAGCACGGTGGCATCTACGTGCACGAGAAGGGTCAGGGTTTGATCGAGGAGAACGAGGTGTACGCGAACACGCTGGCCGGTGTGTGGATTACGACCGGCAGTACGCCCGTTCTACGGCGGAATCGGATTCACTCGGGTAAGCAGGTCGGTGTGTACTTCTACGACAACGGTCACGGCAAGCTGGAGGACAACGACATCTTCAATCATCTGTACTCGGGCGTGCAGATACGAACCGGGAGCAATCCGGTGATCCGAGGTAACAAGATCTGGGGCGGTCAGAACGGTGGTGTGCTGGTGTACAACGGTGGGCTGGGGTTGCTCGAGCAGAATGAAATCTTCGACAACGCGATGGCGGGCGTGTGGATCAAGACGGACTCGAATCCGACGCTGCGAAGGAATAAGATCTACGACGGGCGTGATGGTGGTATCTGTATTTTCAATGGTGGCAAGGGTATCCTGGAGGAGAACGACATCTTCCGGAACACGCAGGCCGGCGTGCTCATCTCGACCCAAAGCCATCCGGTGCTGAAGCGGAATCGGATCTTCGACGGCTTGGCGGCTGGTGTCGAGATTACGAACAATGCGACCGCGACGCTCGAGTACAATCAAATCTTTAATAACAAGTTCGGAGGGTTGTGTCTCGCCAGCGGCGTCCAGCCGATCGTCGGCGGCAATAAGATCTTCAACAATCAGGACGAGGTGGAGAAGGCTGTCTCGGGCGGTCAGTGCCTGTACAAGATCTCGTCGTACACCTCCTTCCCGATGCACGATTTCTACCGCTGCCATACGTGCAATACCACCGACCGGAATGCCATCTGTGTGAATTGCATCAAAACGTGCCACTCCGGTCACGACGTGGAGTTCATCCGACATGATAG ATTCTTCTGCGATTGTGGTGCCGGTACGCTCACCAACCAGTGTCAGCTGCAGGGCGAACCGACGCAGGACACCGACACGCTGTACGACTCGGCGGCTCCAATGGAATCGCACACCCTGATGGTGAACTAG